Proteins found in one Gemmatimonadota bacterium genomic segment:
- a CDS encoding UDP-2,3-diacylglucosamine diphosphatase, with amino-acid sequence MSQDPVYFISDAHLGIDDYEAEEERRNRLLDFLRSLRGGTPLLYIVGDLFDFWFEYRSVVPRQHYTVLHALSSLVENGTRVVYLPGNHDFWLGTFLNEQVGVETAEGPLTATHHGRRIYVAHGHGLITRDRGYRAVSKIMHSAISIRLFQLIHPDCGFKIGRLISRMSRRHGSPTDWDPREAYRDLAFDLLDEGYDAVVFGHIHSPTLQYRGEKAYINLGDWIRHGTYGVLREGEMFLEKYGDEEQPAE; translated from the coding sequence ATGAGCCAAGATCCCGTCTATTTCATTTCCGACGCCCACCTCGGTATCGACGATTACGAGGCGGAAGAAGAGAGAAGAAACCGGTTGCTGGACTTCCTGCGAAGCTTAAGGGGCGGGACCCCGCTATTGTACATCGTGGGTGATCTATTCGATTTCTGGTTCGAGTACCGCAGCGTCGTGCCCCGCCAGCACTACACGGTACTGCACGCCTTGAGCTCGCTCGTGGAGAACGGCACGCGGGTCGTATACCTCCCGGGGAATCACGATTTCTGGCTGGGAACCTTTCTGAACGAGCAGGTCGGCGTGGAAACGGCGGAGGGTCCGCTTACCGCTACCCACCACGGACGCAGGATTTATGTCGCCCACGGCCACGGCCTGATCACCAGGGACCGCGGATACCGCGCGGTATCGAAAATCATGCACAGCGCGATCAGCATCCGCCTGTTCCAGCTGATTCACCCGGACTGCGGCTTCAAGATCGGCCGGCTGATATCGCGGATGAGCAGGCGTCATGGATCCCCCACGGACTGGGATCCGCGGGAAGCCTACCGGGACCTTGCCTTCGACCTGCTCGACGAAGGCTACGACGCGGTGGTCTTCGGGCACATCCACAGCCCGACGCTCCAGTATCGAGGCGAGAAGGCGTATATCAACCTCGGGGACTGGATCCGGCACGGTACCTATGGCGTGTTGCGCGAAGGCGAGATGTTCCTGGAGAAGTACGGGGACGAGGAGCAACCTGCAGAATAA
- the purU gene encoding formyltetrahydrofolate deformylase, giving the protein MKARTVKNFLLALSCPKRTGLIYTVTRWLAEQGCHVIESDTYIDPFSERFFMRVHFGGPVTLGSLWRTFAPLADELEMQWDLSSDDTRPRALIMVSRELHCLLDLLNRTRMDKLRLDIPLIISNHPDAGQLAKESGLDFLHLPITPENKDEQEERLIDEIEENNIDFVVLARYMRIIGPEVCERMAGRIINIHHSFLPGFKGARPYHQAHRRGVKLIGATAHYVTADLDEGPIIEQDVETVTHRMSPAELTAVGHDIERIVLARAVLYHIQRRVLINGRRTVVFR; this is encoded by the coding sequence ATGAAGGCACGCACCGTAAAGAACTTCCTGCTGGCCCTGTCCTGTCCCAAGCGCACGGGACTGATCTACACCGTGACCCGCTGGCTGGCTGAACAGGGTTGCCACGTCATCGAAAGCGACACGTACATCGATCCGTTCAGCGAGCGGTTCTTCATGCGCGTCCATTTCGGCGGTCCCGTAACCTTGGGATCCCTGTGGCGGACCTTCGCACCCCTGGCGGATGAGCTCGAGATGCAGTGGGACCTGTCCTCCGACGATACGCGGCCCCGGGCGCTCATCATGGTGTCGCGGGAATTGCACTGCCTGCTGGACCTGCTGAACCGCACCCGCATGGACAAGCTCAGGCTGGATATTCCGCTGATCATCTCCAATCACCCGGACGCCGGACAGCTGGCGAAGGAATCGGGCCTCGACTTCCTGCACCTGCCCATCACGCCGGAGAACAAGGACGAGCAGGAGGAACGGCTGATCGACGAGATCGAGGAAAACAACATCGATTTCGTCGTGCTGGCCCGGTACATGCGGATCATCGGCCCCGAGGTCTGCGAGCGGATGGCGGGCCGCATCATCAACATCCACCACTCCTTCCTGCCGGGATTCAAGGGTGCCCGGCCCTACCACCAGGCCCATCGGCGCGGGGTGAAGCTGATCGGCGCTACCGCCCATTACGTGACGGCCGACCTCGACGAAGGTCCGATCATCGAGCAGGACGTGGAGACCGTGACCCATCGCATGTCTCCGGCGGAACTGACGGCCGTGGGGCACGACATCGAACGCATCGTGCTGGCGCGGGCCGTACTCTACCACATACAGCGGCGCGTGTTGATCAACGGACGCCGAACCGTGGTGTTCCGGTGA
- a CDS encoding dipeptide epimerase, whose product MRLSAETVRLDLIHPFRIAREVSDHKQNVLVRISDGELTGTGEAAPSRYYGEDAGSVIRALEKVPPLLGGDPFELEETTDRLASALPGDPSARAAVDIALHDLAAQRLGVPLYRWLGLDPAKTPVTSFTIGIDEPAAVRRKVREAAGYPALKIKLGSEKDLEIMRAIRDETDARIRIDANAGWTADQAVEMVGRLSEFGVELVEQPLPPGSPADWRRVREAAAMPVFADESVLVSPDVPAMAGLVDGVNVKLMKCGGVREALRLIHTARAHGMRVMIGCMIETSVAITAAAHLSPLADYADLDGNLLISNDLFSGAAVRGGRLVLPEGPGTGITPRP is encoded by the coding sequence ATGCGGCTAAGCGCCGAGACGGTCCGCCTGGACCTCATCCATCCCTTCCGCATCGCCCGCGAGGTCAGCGATCACAAGCAAAACGTGCTCGTGCGCATCTCCGACGGCGAGCTGACCGGCACGGGTGAAGCCGCACCTTCCCGCTACTACGGGGAAGACGCCGGTTCGGTCATCCGGGCGCTGGAGAAAGTGCCGCCGCTCCTCGGCGGTGATCCCTTCGAACTCGAAGAAACGACCGATCGCCTCGCGTCCGCGCTTCCGGGCGATCCGTCGGCACGCGCGGCCGTGGATATCGCGCTGCACGACCTGGCCGCACAGCGGCTCGGCGTACCGCTCTACCGGTGGCTCGGCCTCGATCCCGCGAAAACACCCGTCACTTCATTCACCATCGGCATCGACGAGCCGGCAGCCGTCCGTCGCAAAGTGCGGGAGGCCGCCGGATACCCGGCGTTGAAGATCAAGCTCGGTTCGGAAAAGGACCTCGAGATCATGCGTGCGATCCGGGATGAAACGGATGCGCGCATCCGGATCGACGCCAACGCGGGGTGGACGGCGGACCAGGCCGTGGAAATGGTCGGCCGCCTGTCCGAGTTCGGCGTGGAACTCGTGGAGCAGCCCCTGCCCCCCGGTTCGCCCGCGGACTGGCGCAGGGTGCGGGAGGCGGCGGCCATGCCGGTCTTCGCCGACGAAAGCGTGCTGGTCTCCCCGGACGTGCCCGCCATGGCCGGCCTGGTGGACGGCGTCAACGTTAAACTGATGAAGTGCGGCGGGGTCCGCGAAGCGCTCCGCCTCATCCACACCGCCCGGGCTCACGGGATGCGCGTCATGATCGGCTGCATGATCGAAACCTCCGTCGCCATCACCGCCGCGGCCCACCTCTCCCCATTGGCCGATTATGCCGACCTGGACGGCAACCTGTTGATTTCCAACGATCTCTTCAGCGGTGCGGCCGTGCGGGGAGGACGCCTGGTCCTGCCCGAAGGACCGGGAACAGGGATAACACCTCGGCCATAA
- a CDS encoding CCA tRNA nucleotidyltransferase: MKEAIDQLPEGIRGQLRRAGRLADESGLALYLVGGTVRDLLLGRSRTDIDLAVEGDGMGFAARLARASGARSTPNARFLTATVEMPEGHSLDVATARSETYECPGALPRVASATMNVDLARRDFTINAMAVSLNGRSFGELVDPFEGRSDLRKKRVRILHDRSFIDDPTRLFRAVRFEQRLRFRLEGGTERRFREAVAGGMIGNLSGPRLLEQLKLVCFEPDPWLVFNRLEGLEVLRAIHPALGSDEGLKTLVREISPSGVPASPARDGWWILYLVALFGPHRAETLRGVVDRLKPNRRLRKAIEDMSRWSAVERAVESGEIDTPADFFRAVRTLSEDTMLFVTLTHPDEGMRKRCETYYHQHRHMRLSIDGGTLKDLGIAEGPAYGRILDEVLSMKINGEIGTEEEERRAARDLRSRLHPPEP, from the coding sequence ATGAAAGAAGCCATCGACCAACTGCCGGAGGGGATCCGCGGGCAACTGCGCCGGGCCGGCCGCCTGGCCGATGAATCGGGACTGGCGCTGTACCTGGTCGGCGGGACCGTACGGGACCTGCTGCTGGGACGTTCCAGGACGGATATCGACCTGGCCGTGGAAGGGGACGGCATGGGATTCGCCGCCCGGCTGGCCCGGGCGTCCGGAGCCCGTTCCACACCGAATGCCCGGTTCCTGACGGCCACCGTGGAAATGCCCGAAGGCCACAGCCTGGACGTAGCCACAGCCCGCAGCGAGACCTACGAGTGTCCGGGCGCGCTGCCCAGGGTGGCGTCCGCGACGATGAACGTGGACCTGGCGCGGCGGGATTTCACGATCAACGCCATGGCGGTCTCGCTGAACGGGCGAAGCTTCGGCGAACTGGTCGATCCGTTCGAGGGCAGGTCCGACCTGCGGAAGAAACGGGTCCGCATTCTCCACGACCGGAGCTTCATCGACGATCCGACCCGCCTCTTCCGAGCCGTCCGGTTCGAACAGCGCCTTCGGTTCAGGCTCGAGGGCGGGACCGAACGAAGGTTCCGGGAAGCGGTCGCCGGGGGCATGATCGGGAACCTTTCGGGCCCCCGGTTGCTCGAGCAGCTGAAACTGGTCTGCTTCGAACCGGATCCCTGGCTGGTCTTCAACCGGCTGGAAGGACTCGAGGTCCTCCGGGCCATCCACCCCGCCCTCGGATCCGACGAAGGACTGAAGACGCTTGTCCGGGAGATCAGCCCGTCCGGCGTTCCGGCGTCTCCGGCCCGAGACGGCTGGTGGATCCTGTACCTGGTGGCACTGTTCGGCCCGCACCGGGCCGAGACGCTGCGGGGCGTCGTGGACCGGTTGAAGCCCAACCGGCGTCTCAGGAAGGCTATTGAGGACATGTCCCGGTGGTCCGCCGTGGAGCGGGCCGTCGAGTCCGGGGAAATCGATACGCCGGCGGACTTCTTCCGCGCGGTGCGAACGCTCTCGGAGGACACCATGCTGTTCGTCACACTGACCCACCCGGACGAAGGCATGCGGAAGCGTTGCGAAACCTATTACCACCAGCACCGGCACATGCGCCTGTCCATCGACGGAGGTACGCTCAAGGACCTGGGCATCGCGGAGGGTCCGGCTTACGGCAGAATCCTGGACGAAGTGCTTTCGATGAAGATAAACGGCGAAATCGGGACCGAGGAGGAGGAACGCCGTGCCGCGCGGGATCTTCGGTCGCGCCTTCACCCCCCCGAACCCTGA
- a CDS encoding site-2 protease family protein, with translation MPDFTILFVAMPAILFALTFHEYAHAWAAWKLGDPTARSMGRLSLNPLVHLDPAGTIMLIITVMSGFGIGWAKPVPVDPRYLRNPRKDMLWIALAGPVSNIILAFILVGVFTHMPSSGALTDTLRQMVRYGIIINLALAFFNMLPIPPLDGSRVLKGLLPPAQAQRYGQLEMYGPMLLIGLIIADQMLRLGIIRTWIAVPAQISLRLMSEIFSSF, from the coding sequence ATGCCCGACTTTACGATCCTGTTCGTCGCCATGCCGGCGATCCTCTTCGCCCTGACCTTTCACGAGTACGCCCATGCCTGGGCGGCGTGGAAACTGGGCGACCCCACGGCGCGCAGCATGGGACGGCTTTCGCTTAACCCCCTGGTGCATCTCGACCCGGCCGGAACTATCATGCTGATCATCACCGTCATGAGCGGATTCGGCATCGGCTGGGCGAAACCCGTGCCGGTGGATCCCCGCTACCTGCGCAATCCACGGAAGGACATGCTCTGGATCGCCCTAGCCGGGCCGGTGTCCAATATCATCCTGGCCTTCATCCTGGTGGGCGTCTTCACCCACATGCCCTCGAGCGGCGCCCTGACCGACACGCTGCGTCAGATGGTCCGGTACGGGATCATCATCAACCTGGCGCTGGCCTTCTTCAACATGCTGCCGATCCCCCCGTTGGACGGGTCGCGGGTCCTGAAGGGACTGCTGCCCCCGGCGCAGGCGCAGCGGTACGGCCAGCTGGAGATGTACGGCCCCATGCTGCTGATCGGCCTGATCATCGCGGACCAGATGCTCCGGCTGGGCATCATCCGGACGTGGATCGCCGTGCCCGCCCAGATCAGCCTGCGCCTGATGAGCGAAATCTTCAGCAGCTTCTAA
- a CDS encoding 2-oxoacid:acceptor oxidoreductase subunit alpha → MDQLDLTIRIAGENGEGVLTVGDVLAEALARSGLHIYTFKNLPAEIKGGASMTQVRVQDTPVRSPGDALDILMVWNQENYDIHVGEVKPTGVVIYDPDECDADENLALTQIGVPLQTITKTVIKTMKSKNVLAFGILTACLGIPFDSAKQMVSESRWGRRKEFLESNINALKQAYVYVDENGIDLGLRVTVERKNGHAQLIMTGNDALCMGALAAGCRYYAGYPITPASDVMETLAKAMPRVGGVLMQTEDEIAAITASIGASFTGAKVMTATAGPGLSLMVEALGLATMEEIPLVVVDVQRGGPSTGMPTKTEQSDLNLAIHGAHGEAPRIVIAATNTEDCFYTAVKAFNLAEKYQTPVILLSDQHLSQRAQVMSRPDLSQVEIVERKQPELNGSVTPEEFDRYEMTEDYVSPMPLPGRHDQHYVATGLEHDEHAHIDYSPEAHIRMTEKRHQKIESAVNEPGFVQRYGAEDAQLGLIGWGSSEGPILEALDRTLAKGYKVAALIFKMLHPLPEKEARAFIESIPVVSVVELNASGQFANYLQGRLAVSLQRFNIITGLPFKAGEIEEYIEGVLQYG, encoded by the coding sequence ATGGATCAGCTTGACCTGACTATACGTATCGCCGGCGAGAACGGCGAAGGCGTGCTTACCGTCGGCGACGTGCTGGCCGAAGCTCTGGCCCGGTCCGGTCTGCACATCTATACCTTCAAGAACCTTCCCGCCGAAATCAAGGGCGGCGCGTCCATGACCCAGGTCAGGGTGCAGGACACGCCCGTGCGCTCGCCGGGCGACGCCCTGGACATCCTGATGGTCTGGAACCAGGAGAACTACGACATTCACGTGGGCGAGGTCAAGCCCACCGGCGTCGTGATCTACGATCCGGACGAATGCGACGCGGACGAAAACCTGGCGCTGACGCAGATCGGCGTGCCGCTCCAGACGATCACGAAGACCGTCATCAAGACGATGAAGTCCAAGAACGTGCTGGCCTTCGGGATCCTGACCGCCTGCCTCGGCATTCCCTTCGATTCGGCAAAGCAGATGGTGTCCGAAAGCCGGTGGGGACGGCGCAAAGAGTTTCTCGAGTCCAATATCAACGCGTTGAAGCAGGCCTATGTCTACGTCGACGAAAACGGCATCGACCTGGGCCTCCGGGTCACCGTCGAACGCAAGAACGGACACGCCCAGCTGATCATGACGGGGAACGACGCGCTCTGCATGGGCGCCCTGGCCGCCGGCTGCCGGTACTACGCCGGGTATCCCATCACGCCGGCCAGCGACGTCATGGAGACGCTGGCGAAAGCGATGCCGAGGGTGGGCGGCGTCCTGATGCAGACCGAAGACGAGATCGCCGCCATCACCGCTTCCATCGGTGCGTCCTTCACCGGCGCGAAGGTGATGACCGCCACGGCGGGGCCGGGCCTGTCCCTCATGGTCGAGGCCCTTGGCCTGGCGACCATGGAGGAGATCCCCCTCGTGGTCGTCGACGTCCAGCGCGGCGGTCCGAGTACCGGCATGCCCACCAAGACGGAGCAGTCGGACCTGAACCTGGCCATCCACGGAGCCCACGGCGAGGCGCCCCGTATCGTGATCGCGGCGACCAATACAGAAGACTGTTTCTACACGGCGGTCAAGGCCTTCAATCTCGCGGAGAAGTACCAGACCCCGGTCATCCTGCTCAGCGACCAGCATCTCTCACAGCGCGCGCAGGTCATGTCCCGCCCCGATCTGAGCCAGGTCGAGATCGTCGAGCGCAAGCAGCCTGAACTGAACGGCAGCGTCACGCCCGAGGAGTTCGACCGGTACGAGATGACGGAGGACTACGTCTCTCCCATGCCTCTGCCGGGCCGCCATGACCAGCACTATGTGGCCACGGGGCTGGAACACGACGAGCACGCCCACATCGATTACTCGCCCGAAGCCCATATCCGCATGACCGAAAAGCGGCACCAGAAAATCGAATCCGCGGTAAACGAGCCCGGGTTCGTCCAGCGGTACGGCGCGGAGGACGCACAGCTCGGGCTGATCGGCTGGGGATCGTCGGAAGGACCCATTCTGGAAGCGCTGGACCGGACCCTCGCGAAGGGGTACAAGGTGGCTGCCCTGATATTCAAGATGCTCCATCCCCTGCCGGAGAAGGAAGCGCGCGCCTTCATCGAATCCATCCCGGTGGTCTCGGTGGTGGAACTGAACGCCAGCGGGCAGTTCGCGAACTACCTGCAGGGCCGCCTGGCCGTTTCTCTCCAGCGGTTCAACATCATAACGGGACTGCCCTTCAAGGCGGGCGAGATCGAGGAATACATCGAAGGAGTGCTGCAGTATGGCTGA
- a CDS encoding methyltransferase domain-containing protein codes for MPPFAVPTELARRYDVCFKSIAIGKWVNLDMLAVRDPDVLIDEIDPEFYDEDERLPYWAEIWPSAIGLGRHLFEYPAPAGSRILELGCGIGLAGIAAAAAGLAVTACDYEEDALAFARYNARLNALDGRVSFRFLDWRNPDLDRKYTIVIGSDILYERPNHDPIQRLLHETLEPGGMFLASDPDRRAAAPFVESMITRGYRHSAQPRKVKFESKDNRIIVHRFLKED; via the coding sequence ATGCCACCGTTCGCCGTACCCACCGAGCTGGCCCGCCGTTACGACGTCTGTTTCAAGTCCATAGCCATTGGCAAGTGGGTGAACCTGGACATGCTGGCGGTACGCGATCCCGATGTGCTCATCGACGAAATCGACCCGGAATTCTACGATGAGGATGAACGCCTGCCCTACTGGGCGGAGATCTGGCCCTCGGCGATCGGTCTCGGCCGTCACCTGTTCGAGTACCCCGCGCCCGCCGGTTCCCGGATCCTGGAACTGGGCTGCGGCATCGGCCTGGCCGGTATCGCCGCGGCCGCGGCCGGACTGGCGGTCACCGCGTGCGATTACGAAGAAGACGCCCTGGCCTTCGCCCGGTACAATGCCAGGCTGAATGCCCTGGATGGGCGCGTATCATTCCGCTTCCTGGACTGGAGAAACCCGGATCTCGACCGCAAGTACACCATTGTAATCGGCTCGGACATCCTGTACGAAAGGCCGAATCACGACCCGATCCAGCGCCTGCTCCACGAAACGCTGGAACCGGGCGGCATGTTCCTCGCGAGCGATCCCGACCGCCGGGCGGCCGCCCCCTTCGTCGAATCCATGATCACCCGGGGATACCGCCACAGCGCGCAGCCCCGAAAGGTGAAATTCGAAAGCAAGGACAACCGCATCATCGTCCATCGGTTTCTGAAGGAAGACTGA
- a CDS encoding BlaI/MecI/CopY family transcriptional regulator, producing MPRIRGVGVVNRRREQMARKKLSSLTDLEIDIMNVVWRLGRATVRQIVDSLRNQRPLAYTTVQTVLSILTQKGVVRYTREGRAYVYTAILKPEGVRRETVRAVVDKLFAGSPQSLVLHLIESDALTAEEAESLRKLLDRMASESVASESNPEASDA from the coding sequence ATGCCTCGGATTCGAGGCGTCGGCGTGGTGAACCGGAGAAGAGAACAGATGGCGAGAAAGAAGCTGTCGTCGTTGACGGACCTGGAAATCGACATCATGAATGTCGTCTGGCGGCTGGGACGGGCGACGGTGCGCCAGATCGTCGATTCGCTTCGAAACCAGCGTCCCCTGGCGTACACCACGGTACAGACGGTCCTGTCCATACTCACTCAGAAGGGCGTGGTCCGGTATACCCGAGAAGGCCGGGCCTATGTCTACACCGCCATCCTGAAACCCGAGGGCGTGCGCCGGGAAACCGTCCGGGCTGTCGTGGACAAGCTGTTCGCCGGATCGCCGCAGTCCCTGGTGCTGCACCTGATCGAATCGGACGCGTTGACCGCGGAAGAAGCCGAGAGCCTGCGCAAACTGCTGGACCGGATGGCCTCGGAGTCGGTGGCGTCGGAGTCGAATCCGGAGGCATCGGATGCTTGA
- a CDS encoding 2-oxoacid:ferredoxin oxidoreductase subunit beta, producing MAEVRTADTAKTTAPEQPGQASQSAPAEPLKPAAKRTLKDYRSEVKPTWCPGCGDFGVLAALQRALAERNLDPRDVVIVSGIGCSGRLPEFVNAYGLHVVHGRALPAAQGVKAANPDLTVIAVGGDGDGFAIGGGHVPHAVRRNQDITYIVMDNQVYGLTKGQPSPSTPTGMQALRRSVSMPKMAPYEGVLEGQLNILAMVIVYGCSFVARTFSSQASEMAKIIGRGLDHPGFAFVHAMSPCPTFYNTYDPWKESFMPLPDDWDTGDRIKAIDMAMEEVGDGVFHSGVFFQDVYRTYTDKLQDVYAKAYGDEQATIDALMDQYA from the coding sequence ATGGCTGAAGTCCGTACGGCCGACACCGCCAAGACCACGGCGCCCGAACAGCCCGGTCAGGCCAGTCAGTCAGCGCCGGCCGAGCCGCTCAAGCCGGCCGCAAAACGAACGCTCAAGGACTACCGGAGCGAAGTCAAGCCTACCTGGTGCCCCGGCTGCGGGGATTTCGGTGTGCTTGCCGCATTGCAGCGCGCGCTGGCCGAACGCAACCTGGATCCCAGGGACGTGGTCATCGTGTCGGGTATCGGCTGTTCCGGCCGACTGCCTGAATTCGTCAATGCCTACGGCCTGCACGTGGTACACGGCCGGGCACTGCCCGCGGCCCAGGGCGTCAAGGCGGCCAATCCCGATCTGACCGTCATCGCCGTCGGCGGCGACGGCGACGGGTTCGCCATCGGAGGCGGCCACGTGCCCCACGCGGTACGGCGCAACCAGGACATCACCTATATCGTGATGGACAACCAGGTGTACGGTCTGACCAAGGGCCAACCCTCACCCAGCACGCCCACGGGGATGCAGGCGCTGCGGCGGAGCGTTTCCATGCCCAAGATGGCGCCCTACGAAGGGGTGCTGGAAGGCCAGTTGAACATCCTGGCCATGGTGATCGTGTACGGCTGCAGTTTCGTTGCACGCACGTTCTCCAGCCAGGCGTCGGAAATGGCGAAAATCATCGGCCGGGGGCTCGATCACCCCGGGTTCGCCTTCGTCCACGCGATGAGTCCCTGCCCCACCTTCTACAACACCTACGACCCCTGGAAAGAGTCTTTCATGCCGTTGCCGGACGATTGGGACACCGGCGACCGGATCAAGGCGATCGACATGGCCATGGAAGAGGTGGGCGACGGCGTCTTCCACAGCGGCGTGTTCTTCCAGGACGTGTACCGCACCTATACCGACAAGCTGCAGGACGTGTACGCCAAGGCCTACGGCGACGAGCAGGCGACCATCGACGCCCTGATGGACCAGTACGCCTGA
- a CDS encoding ferredoxin family protein — protein MTYIIAEPCIDVMDKGCVDVCPVDCIHTKDGERMLYIDPEECIDCGACEPECPVEAIFAEEDTPDEWQNYIQINADFFTDD, from the coding sequence ATGACCTACATTATCGCAGAGCCATGCATTGACGTAATGGACAAGGGCTGTGTCGATGTATGCCCGGTGGACTGCATTCACACCAAGGACGGCGAACGGATGCTGTACATCGATCCGGAAGAGTGCATAGACTGCGGCGCCTGCGAGCCCGAATGTCCGGTTGAGGCCATTTTCGCCGAAGAAGACACTCCGGACGAATGGCAGAACTACATCCAGATCAACGCGGATTTCTTCACGGACGACTGA